In Mercurialis annua linkage group LG6, ddMerAnnu1.2, whole genome shotgun sequence, the following are encoded in one genomic region:
- the LOC126686849 gene encoding splicing factor 3B subunit 6-like protein, whose protein sequence is MAAISLRKGNTRLPPEVNRVLYVRNLPFNISSEEMYDIFGKYGAIRQIRIGTNKDTRGTAFVVYEDIYDAKTAVDHLSGFNVANRYLIVLYYQQAKMSKKFDQKKKEDEIARMQEKYGVSTKDK, encoded by the coding sequence ATGGCAGCAATCAGTCTCCGGAAAGGCAACACGCGTCTCCCACCGGAAGTAAACCGAGTCCTCTACGTCCGTAACTTACCGTTCAACATCTCAAGCGAAGAGATGTACGATATTTTCGGAAAATACGGAGCCATTCGTCAAATTCGAATCGGAACCAACAAAGACACGCGCGGGACGGCGTTTGTTGTGTACGAAGATATTTACGACGCCAAAACGGCGGTGGATCACTTGTCTGGATTCAACGTGGCGAATAGGTATCTGATTGTTTTGTATTATCAGCAAGCTAAAATGAGTAAGAAATTTGAtcagaagaaaaaagaagatgAGATTGCTAGAATGCAAGAGAAATATGGCGTCTCTACTAAAGATAAGTAG
- the LOC126686850 gene encoding uncharacterized protein LOC126686850, which produces MESQEKKNGWRSVPEFGGWDSKAPGATDYSMVFSQARANKKQQKKEVKHISLGNEREFIAATHQDDSVLKKKKILTYINCCIRP; this is translated from the exons ATGGAATCACAGGAG AAAAAAAATGGCTGGAGGTCTGTACCTGAATTCGGAGGATGGGATTCCAAGGCGCCAGGAGCTACCGATTATTCCATGGTCTTTTCACAAGCTCGAGCTAATAAGAAGCAACAGAAAAAAGAAGTCAAGCATATCAGCCTTGGAAATGAAAGAGAATTCATTGCTGCTACTCATCAAGATGATTCAGTTCTG aagaaaaagaagatctTGACTTACATTAATTGCTGTATAAGGCCTTGA
- the LOC126686842 gene encoding uncharacterized protein LOC126686842 codes for MDPLLGFHDEIMEIGDGDHQNKDKSSSTQGYRLVPWLNWEEWEFIRDSLFSGSPDKVSAAINRISTWRSRGCLPVIIDVTSSIIEIQQKDPHFRKDLPSDALHSEQMLAMLYCMAILRLVNCVVEKTRKKNEISIAEAASAIGIPRTLIDVRHEGSHRDMPSLTLLRSAAAKALGWMSACYWEPQSKQIPTQRDGIAKIKEEIKSKLSELVSSLKVRESPHTDASPAKGKGLKKQTKKALKALVHLYGSFSSEVLSILLEFLLKALGSSNILESPDEVDQEVRTLLDDWKLVIVKLSNKEPELLLTLIKAILNMIETEETLKYEIGTYSASMEPGAGNVKIEQLSSLFSWLVGQLKLLKVFQQKDTKKVRTRASAASLNMLNPILTEVLCKCLLISSYGKKQLINSAADLAQLTGNSSSAEKFIKFNLHNLSDLNVAEGINSSNLQDESIIEAANKLELVKLRLAKCRTTTTMEVDSGSGGRWTLAKSWNPCPIGMLPSDLGCSGRLSVLDRQDIDKESVNPSEKTGVERSKRGASSDICLIDRSTTKKTKKMLESYESSDTDVLLPADLLGCLMINGVWKKIGKEELIAIESGVRILVQ; via the exons ATGGATCCATTATTAGGGTTTCACGATGAAATCATGGAAATTGGGGATGGTGATCATCAAAACAAAGATAAATCATCGTCAACACAGGGATACAGATTGGTTCCGTGGTTAAACTGGGAAGAATGGGAATTCATTAGAGACTCTCTCTTCTCCGGTTCGCCGGATAAAGTCTCCGCCGCTATTAACAGA ATATCTACTTGGCGGAGCAGAGGATGCTTACCTGTTATCATTGATGTCACATCTTCAATTATTGAAATTCAGCAGAAGGATCCTCATTTTAG AAAGGACCTACCAAGTGATGCTTTACATTCTGAGCAAATGCTGGCTATGCTATATTGCATGGCTATCTTGAG GCTTGTCAATTGTGTTGTTGAGAAGACCCGGAAAAAGAATGAAATTTCAATTGCTGAGGCAGCTAGTGCAATTGGCATTCCACGTACATTGATTGACGTTCGCCATG AGGGTTCACATCGTGATATGCCTTCTCTGACTTTACTTCGGAGTGCTGCTGCGAAG GCACTTGGTTGGATGTCAGCTTGTTATTGGGAACCTCAGTCAAAACAAATTCCAACCCAGAGAGATGGAATTGCTAAAATCAAGGAAGAAATCAAATCAAAGCTCTCGGAATTAGTATCATCCTTGAAAGTTAGGGAGAGTCCCCACACTGATGCATCACCGGCCAAAGGAAAAG GACTGAAGAAGCAAACTAAAAAGGCCCTGAAAGCTCTTGTTCATTTATATGGTTCCTTTTCCTCTGAAGTACTGTCTATACTGTTGGAGTTCTTGCTCAAAGCTTTGGGGTCCTCAAATATATTGGAGTCTCCTGACGAAGTTGACCAAGAAGTGCGCACTTTGCTGGATGACTGGAAGCTTGTGATAGTAAAATTGTCTAACAAGGAACCAGAATTACTCCTAACACTTATTAAGGCCATTTTGAACATGATCGAGACTGAAGAGACTTTGAAGTACGAAATAG GAACATATTCCGCATCAATGGAGCCCGGGGCAGGAAATGTCAAAATTGAACAACTTTCTTCTCTGTTTTCATGGCTTGTTGGACAACTCAAGTTACTGAAAGTCTTTCAACAGAAGGATACCAAAAAAGTTAGAACAAGAGCCTCTGCAGCATCACTAAATATGTTAAATCCAATTCTGACAGAAGTGCTATGCAAATGTCTTTTGATCTCATCATATGGCAAGAAGCAGCTTATAAATTCAGCAGCGGATCTTGCTCAGCTGACCGGCAATAGCTCTTCAGCAGAGAAATTCATCAAATTTAATTTGCATAATTTATCAGATTTGAATGTGGCTGAAGGGATAAATTCCAGTAACCTACAAGACGAGTCTATCATTGAAGCTGCTAATAAGCTAGAGTTGGTTAAACTTAGGTTAGCTAAATGCAGGACTACTACAACAATGGAAGTTGATTCAGGAAGTGGAGGCAGATGGACTCTGGCAAAATCGTGGAACCCGTGTCCAATTGGTATGTTGCCTAGTGATCTTGGTTGTTCTGGTCGTCTTTCTGTTCTTGACCGCCAGGACATCGATAAAGAGTCCGTGAATCCATCAGAAAAGACAGGTGTTGAACGGAGCAAGAGGGGTGCTAGTTCTGATATTTGTTTAATAGATAGATCGACTACTAAAAAGACGAAAAAGATGTTAGAGAGCTACGAATCAAGTGATACGGATGTTCTATTGCCGGCAGATTTGTTAGGTTGCTTGATGATTAATGGCGTCTGGAAGAAAATAGGAAAAGAAGAGCTGATTGCTATTGAGTCTGGTGTGAGGATTTTGGTTCAGTGA
- the LOC126686843 gene encoding dihydropyrimidinase: MAYHLNFSSLILLLLFTSPSISSSSSSNQFCEAENGYGETGCGIPSSLSPSSKILIIGGTVVNAHHQEIADVYVEDGIIIAVKPNLKVGDDVTVLDATGKFVMPGGIDPHTHLEMDFMGTQTIDDFFSGQAAALAGGTTMHIDFVIPVDGSLMAGFEAYEKKVKKACMDYGFHMAVTKWDEVVSQEMEIIVKEKGINSFKFFLAYKGSLMISDELLLEGLKRCKSLGALAMVHAENGDAVFEGQKRMIELGITGPEGHALSRPPVLEGEATARAIRLASFVNTPLYIVHVMSIDAMEEIAKARKSGQRVIGEPVVSGLALDDSKLWDPDFTTASKYVMSPPIRARGHDKALQAALSNGVLQLVGTDHCAFNSTQKAFGIDDFRKIPNGVNGIEERMHLVWDTMVESGQISVTDFVRVTSTECARIFNIYPKKGAILAGSDADIIIFNPNSSFEISARSHHSRIDTNVYEGRKGKGKVEVTIAGGKIVWENDELKVVPGSGKYVEMSPFSYLFSGLDKADASYLSSLKAPVKRSKSTT; the protein is encoded by the exons ATGGCTTATCATCTCAATTTCAGTTCACTCATATTATTACTTCTATTTACTTCTCCTtcaatatcatcatcatcatcatcaaatcAG ttcTGTGAAGCTGAGAATGGATATGGTGAAACTGGATGTGGGATTCCATCATCATTATCACCGTCATCGAAGATATTGATCATAGGAGGAACTGTTGTGAATGCGCATCATCAAGAGATTGCTGATGTTTATGTGGAGGATGGTATCATTATTGCTGTAAAACCTAACCTCAAG GTTGGCGATGATGTTACTGTGCTTGATGCAACTGGAAAGTTTGTAATGCCAG GAGGAATTGATCCCCATACCCACCTAGAGATGGATTTTATGGGTACTCAGACCATTGATGACTTCTTCAGTGGTCAGGCTGCAGCTTTAGCAGGTGGAACAACAATGCATATAGACTTCGTTATACCGGTTGATGGAAGTTTAATGGCTGGTTTTGAAGCTTATGAGAAGAAGGTAAAAAAGGCTTGCATGGATTATGGATTTCATATGGCAGTTACCAAATGGGATGAAGTTGTTTCACAGGAAATGGAAATTATTGTGAAAGAAAAAG GTATCAACTCTTTCAAGTTTTTCCTGGCATACAAAGGATCTCTGATGATCAGTGATGAGCTCCTATTAGAAGGATTGAAGCGGTGCAAATCTCTCGGGGCCCTCGCTATGGTCCATGCAGAAAACGGAGATGCAGTATTTGAAGGGCAGAAAAGAATGATAGAACTTGGTATTACTGGTCCGGAGGGGCATGCTCTTTCAAGGCCTCCAGTG CTGGAAGGTGAAGCAACTGCTCGTGCAATTCGTTTGGCAAGTTTTGTGAACACACCTCTCTATATAGTACATGTAATGAGCATCGATGCAATGGAAGAAATAGCTAAAGCTCGAAAATCAG GACAGAGGGTCATTGGAGAGCCAGTGGTATCCGGTTTGGCTCTTGATGATTCTAAGCTTTGGGATCCTGACTTCACCACTGCATCAAA GTATGTTATGAGTCCCCCTATTAGGGCAAGAGGACATGACAAGGCTCTGCAAGCTGCGCTTTCAAATGGAGTTCTGCAG CTTGTAGGAACTGATCATTGCGCATTTAATTCTACACAAAAAGCCTTTGGGATTGATGATTTCCGTAAAATTCCAAATGGAGTTAATG GAATTGAGGAACGTATGCATCTGGTTTGGGATACGATGGTG GAATCTGGCCAAATTTCTGTCACTGATTTTGTCCGCGTGACAAGTACTGAATG TGCTAGGATCTTTAACATATATCCAAAAAAAGGAGCAATTCTTGCTGGATCAGATGCTGATATTATCATATTTAACCCAAATTCAAGCTTTGAAATCAGTGCAAGGTCTCACCACTCACGAATTGATACAAATGTGTATGAGGGCAGGAAAGGGAAG GGAAAGGTAGAGGTTACAATTGCTGGCGGAAAAATTGTTTGGGAAAATGATGAACTGAAGGTTGTCCCTGGTTCTGGGAAGTACGTTGAAATGTCCCCTTTCAGTTACCTTTTCAGTGGACTTGACAAGGCAGATGCTTCATACCTTTCTTCCCTCAAGGCCCCAGTAAAGCGTTCTAAATCTACCACTTAA